Proteins found in one Passer domesticus isolate bPasDom1 chromosome 16, bPasDom1.hap1, whole genome shotgun sequence genomic segment:
- the MYL9 gene encoding myosin regulatory light polypeptide 9, with product MSSKRAKAKTTKKRPQRATSNVFAMFDQSQIQEFKEAFNMIDQNRDGFIDKEDLHDMLASLGKNPTDEYLEGMMSEAPGPINFTMFLTMFGEKLNGTDPEDVIRNAFACFDEEASGFIHEDHLRELLTTMGDRFTDEEVDEMYREAPIDKKGNFNYVEFTRILKHGAKDKDD from the exons ATGTCCAGCAAACGTGCCAAAGCCAAGACCACCAAGAAGCGCCCCCAGCGCGCCACCTCCAACGTCTTTGCCATGTTCGACCAGTCCCAGATCCAGGAGTTCAAGGAGGCTTTCAACATGATCGACCAGAACCGCGATGGCTTCATTGACAAGGAGGATCTGCACGACATGCTGGCTTCCCTCG GGAAGAACCCCACTGACGAGTACCTGGAGGGGATGATGAGCGAGGCACCGGGGCCCATCAACTTCACCATGTTCCTCACCATGTTTGGGGAGAAGCTGAACGGCACCGACCCCGAGGACGTGATCCGCAACGCCTTCGCCTGCTTCGACGAGGAGGCCTCAG GCTTCATCCACGAGGACCACCTGCGTGAGCTGCTGACCACCATGGGGGACAGGTTCACCGACGAGGAGGTGGATGAGATGTACCGGGAGGCGCCCATCGACAAAAAGGGCAACTTCAACTACGTGGAGTTCACCCGCATCCTGAAGCACGGGGCCAAGGACAAAGACGATTAG